A section of the Streptomyces sp. V3I8 genome encodes:
- a CDS encoding tyrosine-type recombinase/integrase: MPDSTALGCRMTGSHLHVLRRENINRAFAKRQRSAGPGKAKPVDFLVVQSHDQYVIERMALPHGAASDFVLVNLFAEPLGAPMSPDGVTELLVRLSKRAGLSRIVTPHMLRHAMASNVADVGGSLDEVAALLDHARLSSAEPYLHPDPDRLRRAVDRVPSPRELAGEGR; encoded by the coding sequence ATGCCGGACTCCACCGCGTTGGGCTGCCGGATGACCGGCTCCCACCTCCATGTCCTGCGGCGGGAGAACATCAACCGGGCGTTCGCCAAGCGGCAGCGGAGCGCGGGACCGGGGAAGGCCAAGCCGGTCGACTTCCTGGTGGTCCAGTCCCACGACCAGTACGTGATCGAGCGAATGGCGCTGCCGCACGGCGCGGCGAGCGACTTCGTGCTGGTGAACCTGTTCGCTGAGCCACTGGGCGCCCCGATGAGCCCGGATGGCGTCACCGAGCTGCTGGTGCGGCTGTCGAAGCGGGCCGGGCTGTCGCGGATCGTGACACCGCACATGCTCCGGCACGCGATGGCCAGCAACGTCGCGGACGTCGGCGGCAGTCTGGATGAGGTGGCCGCCCTGCTCGATCACGCGCGGCTGTCCAGCGCCGAGCCGTACCTGCACCCGGACCCGGACCGGCTGCGCCGGGCCGTGGACCGAGTGCCTTCGCCGCGTGAGCTGGCGGGAGAGGGCCGATGA
- a CDS encoding STAS domain-containing protein: MHSERLQIRTTLTPRGITVLTPTGELDYNSAAALESALTTTGRLPCAVADFSHVTFTDSTGINALLRANRSLHAAGGWLRLSSVPATPLQTMQIVGLDQVIDVYPTLEAALRR; the protein is encoded by the coding sequence TTGCATAGCGAACGCCTACAGATCCGCACGACCCTCACCCCGCGCGGCATCACCGTTCTCACCCCCACGGGGGAACTGGACTACAACAGCGCAGCAGCCCTGGAGAGTGCCCTCACCACGACCGGCCGACTGCCCTGCGCCGTCGCGGACTTCTCCCACGTCACCTTCACCGACTCCACCGGCATCAACGCCCTGCTCCGCGCCAACCGCAGCCTGCACGCCGCAGGCGGTTGGCTGCGCCTCAGCAGCGTCCCCGCTACACCCCTGCAGACCATGCAGATCGTCGGCCTGGACCAGGTCATCGACGTCTACCCCACGTTGGAAGCCGCCCTCCGGAGGTAG
- a CDS encoding ANTAR domain-containing protein — protein MTADAISAAGLSAQPPAQEQLEELREENAQLQRAVHSHAVVDQAIGVVVAVGRLTPEQGWHVLREVSQHTNIKLRHVAEYLVAWAHTQELPERISAQLQHQLESAHILHIKE, from the coding sequence GTGACAGCCGACGCCATATCCGCTGCCGGTCTTTCGGCACAGCCACCTGCACAGGAGCAGCTGGAGGAACTGCGCGAGGAGAACGCACAGCTTCAACGGGCGGTGCACTCACACGCTGTGGTGGACCAGGCCATCGGTGTCGTCGTCGCCGTGGGCCGACTGACACCCGAGCAGGGCTGGCACGTCCTGCGGGAGGTCTCCCAGCACACCAACATCAAACTGCGGCATGTCGCGGAATACCTCGTCGCATGGGCCCACACCCAGGAACTGCCCGAGCGCATCAGCGCCCAGCTGCAGCACCAGCTGGAGAGCGCGCACATCCTGCACATCAAAGAATGA
- a CDS encoding ATP-binding protein yields MEVEDDARRLEAVSNVQSGFEYRADVGVELALDGDDKDAAVGAAFDGEPVFRAGLVDPAYRLFDCCTNLKCGDRAILPYWEVTTRRWCLMVVLGGVGGRTPGTPRCRPREEGREQLDSDGEGTGRTAPTAGLMQASYALDAGGGCIAQARRHALAFLDRAVAEHRVVVPARARDLTQLVVSELVTNALKYAPGPVMMKLGITTQWVEVTMWDSAPVMPVAQRSDPGRIGQHGLEIVKAVSAYLVVRPDTAGKRITAHIALADPPGEAVARTLV; encoded by the coding sequence GTGGAGGTCGAGGACGATGCGCGGCGGCTGGAGGCCGTCTCGAACGTGCAGAGCGGCTTCGAGTATCGGGCAGACGTCGGCGTCGAGCTCGCCCTTGACGGTGACGACAAGGATGCCGCCGTGGGTGCGGCATTCGATGGAGAGCCGGTCTTCCGGGCTGGCCTCGTGGATCCTGCTTACCGTCTCTTCGACTGTTGCACCAACTTAAAGTGCGGGGACAGGGCGATTCTGCCCTACTGGGAAGTCACCACACGCCGGTGGTGTCTGATGGTGGTTCTTGGCGGTGTGGGTGGTCGGACGCCGGGTACACCGAGATGTCGACCACGTGAAGAGGGGCGAGAGCAGTTGGACTCCGACGGCGAGGGTACTGGCCGGACGGCGCCGACGGCCGGTCTGATGCAGGCAAGCTACGCGCTGGACGCGGGCGGCGGCTGCATCGCCCAGGCCCGCCGGCACGCTCTTGCCTTTCTGGACCGGGCTGTTGCCGAACACCGTGTGGTGGTGCCGGCGCGGGCCAGGGATCTCACCCAGCTGGTCGTCAGCGAGCTGGTCACCAACGCGCTCAAGTACGCGCCGGGGCCGGTGATGATGAAACTGGGGATCACCACGCAGTGGGTGGAGGTCACGATGTGGGACAGCGCGCCCGTCATGCCGGTGGCGCAGAGATCCGATCCGGGCCGGATCGGCCAGCACGGTCTGGAGATCGTCAAAGCGGTGAGCGCATACCTCGTGGTGCGGCCGGATACGGCGGGCAAACGGATCACGGCGCACATCGCGCTGGCCGATCCGCCCGGCGAGGCTGTGGCGCGCACCCTGGTCTGA
- a CDS encoding STAS domain-containing protein: MLVVTVKGELDADVCPILEAALHVRDGLQPPRIVLDLHGLTFMDSSGVNLFANTYQMLNAAGGWLRIAAVPAVERVLNLVGLDTVITCHPTLEDALNG, from the coding sequence ATCCTTGTCGTCACCGTCAAGGGCGAGCTCGACGCCGACGTCTGCCCGATACTCGAAGCCGCTCTGCACGTTCGAGACGGCCTCCAGCCGCCGCGCATCGTCCTCGACCTCCACGGCCTGACCTTCATGGACTCCAGCGGCGTCAACCTCTTCGCCAACACCTACCAGATGCTCAACGCCGCCGGCGGATGGCTGCGCATCGCCGCCGTACCCGCCGTCGAACGCGTCCTGAACCTGGTCGGCCTCGACACCGTCATCACCTGCCACCCCACCCTCGAAGACGCCCTCAACGGCTGA
- a CDS encoding GAF and ANTAR domain-containing protein, with protein sequence MSPSTLPEHNGADGPSREARVTAAFIDLADTLAADFVPDDFLYRVAGHCTDLLAIDDVGVMLSAHAGSLRLVASTSEAVRLVELFELDASEGPCFTAFHTATAVDHPLAAAPTPRWPRFSTRARRSGYTSVHAAPILLRGRTIGVLNLFRRTPGSLPEPDRALADATAISLLQQTTLDQHRAVHDQLQQALDTRVFIERAKGFLIARHRIGPDAAFQQLRAHARRHHIRIAVLARDVVEETVTLPPPPNNTDDAKT encoded by the coding sequence ATGTCACCGTCGACGCTGCCCGAGCACAACGGTGCGGACGGACCCTCGCGCGAGGCGAGGGTCACCGCCGCGTTCATCGACCTCGCCGACACCCTGGCGGCCGACTTCGTCCCCGACGACTTCCTCTACCGTGTCGCCGGACACTGCACGGACCTCCTGGCCATCGACGACGTCGGCGTGATGCTCTCCGCCCATGCCGGATCCCTGCGCCTGGTCGCCTCGACGTCCGAGGCCGTGCGCCTGGTGGAGCTCTTCGAACTCGACGCCAGCGAAGGTCCCTGCTTCACCGCCTTCCACACCGCCACTGCTGTCGACCACCCCCTCGCCGCCGCCCCGACACCGCGCTGGCCACGCTTCAGCACCCGCGCCCGCCGCTCCGGCTACACCTCCGTACACGCCGCGCCCATCCTCCTGCGCGGCCGGACCATCGGCGTACTGAACCTCTTCCGCCGCACCCCGGGCAGCCTGCCTGAACCCGACCGGGCCCTGGCCGACGCGACCGCCATCTCCCTGCTCCAGCAGACCACCCTCGACCAGCACCGTGCCGTGCACGACCAGCTCCAGCAGGCCCTGGACACCCGCGTCTTCATCGAACGGGCCAAAGGATTCCTCATCGCCCGCCACCGCATCGGCCCCGACGCCGCCTTCCAGCAGCTGCGCGCCCATGCCCGCCGGCACCACATCCGCATCGCGGTCCTGGCCCGCGACGTCGTCGAAGAAACCGTGACCCTCCCCCCACCGCCCAACAACACCGATGACGCCAAGACCTGA
- a CDS encoding ATP-binding protein, translating to MDEAARKQDSRPGDSELVAVSAAYEGDSADIAQGRALARDFLERLQAVHGLPVSARALGTVQLVVSELLTNAIRHAPGPCLLDLALLRGSITVTVWDSASVLFVGRNADPGRVGQHGLEIVMAVSQSFEVHREPVGKRTTASVMLADDPGGDVTGRHP from the coding sequence ATGGACGAGGCTGCCCGAAAGCAGGACTCGCGACCGGGGGACAGCGAGCTGGTGGCGGTGTCCGCCGCGTACGAGGGCGATTCCGCCGACATCGCCCAGGGCCGCGCCCTGGCCCGTGACTTCCTCGAGCGCCTCCAGGCCGTCCACGGCCTGCCGGTCTCGGCCCGCGCGCTGGGCACGGTGCAGCTGGTGGTCAGCGAGCTGCTGACCAACGCGATCAGACACGCTCCCGGACCGTGCCTGCTCGATCTGGCCCTGCTGCGCGGCAGCATCACCGTCACGGTCTGGGACAGCGCCTCGGTGCTCTTCGTGGGCCGCAACGCGGATCCGGGCCGGGTGGGCCAGCACGGGCTGGAGATCGTCATGGCCGTGTCCCAGAGCTTCGAGGTGCACCGCGAACCGGTCGGCAAACGCACCACCGCCTCGGTCATGCTCGCCGACGACCCCGGCGGCGACGTCACCGGCCGCCACCCCTGA
- a CDS encoding STAS domain-containing protein, with product MPESREPRLLITQHQPARAVATVALTGELDVSTSSDLRETVSLLAAQPARPVRLCLDLTGVTHCDNASLYTLLGICQALDLTGITVTITAASPTVLTAVHHHALEKRLPIDAAPHRLRSPAQEHPGTGPGAGSPDSARH from the coding sequence ATGCCCGAATCCCGCGAGCCCCGCCTGCTGATCACCCAGCATCAGCCGGCCAGGGCTGTCGCCACGGTCGCCCTCACCGGCGAACTGGACGTCTCCACCTCCAGCGACCTGCGCGAGACGGTCTCACTCCTCGCGGCACAGCCCGCCCGCCCCGTCCGTCTGTGCCTGGATCTGACCGGCGTCACCCACTGCGACAACGCCAGCCTCTACACCCTGCTCGGCATCTGCCAGGCCCTCGACCTGACCGGCATCACCGTCACCATCACCGCCGCCAGCCCCACCGTCCTGACCGCCGTCCACCACCACGCCCTCGAGAAACGCCTCCCCATCGACGCCGCCCCGCACCGCTTGCGGTCTCCCGCTCAGGAGCATCCCGGGACAGGCCCCGGCGCGGGCTCGCCGGACAGCGCCCGTCACTGA
- a CDS encoding transposase: protein MPALPGPHPVHRLPRKHPHRRLSPRELRDLQLRLRTAQQTPEWKTRYAARSGVEGTINEFAHGHGMRRRYRGRRKVHIQHVLTAIAVNIERLRSLPPTEEAPTARRPTAFQNYLDQREITRPKSWRTPGI from the coding sequence GTGCCAGCCCTGCCCGGCCCGCACCCAGTGCACCGCCTCCCGCGAAAGCACCCGCACCGTCGGCTTTCCCCACGAGAACTCCGCGACCTGCAACTTCGTCTCCGCACCGCGCAACAGACACCCGAGTGGAAGACCCGCTACGCAGCCCGTTCCGGAGTCGAGGGCACGATCAACGAGTTCGCCCATGGACACGGCATGCGCCGTCGCTACCGAGGCCGGAGAAAGGTCCACATCCAGCACGTCCTGACCGCCATCGCCGTCAACATCGAGCGTCTCCGCTCACTGCCGCCAACCGAAGAGGCACCCACGGCCCGCCGCCCGACTGCGTTCCAGAATTACCTCGACCAGCGCGAGATAACCCGACCGAAGTCCTGGCGAACACCGGGCATCTGA
- a CDS encoding SDR family NAD(P)-dependent oxidoreductase, with translation MTTTFITGANKSLGFETARRLVEAGHTVLLGARHRERGRAAAESLGARFVSIDVTDDASVQAAAADVAAHEGTIDVLVNNAGVLGKVGPVEEYTAADVSAVLDVNVVGIVRVTHAFLPLLRKSPNPVIVNVSSGMGSFSMTQDPARIESRYALPLYCASKAAVTMLTTQYAKELKDVKVNAADPGQTATDFTGGLGHSVADGAESIVTLAMIGPDGPTGQFIDRSGNLPW, from the coding sequence ATGACCACCACATTCATCACCGGGGCCAACAAGTCCCTCGGTTTTGAAACCGCTCGTCGCCTCGTCGAGGCGGGGCACACCGTCCTCCTCGGTGCCCGCCACCGTGAGCGCGGTCGGGCCGCGGCCGAGTCGCTCGGCGCCCGGTTCGTGTCGATCGACGTGACCGACGACGCCTCGGTCCAGGCCGCGGCCGCGGATGTCGCCGCGCATGAGGGAACGATCGACGTCCTGGTCAACAACGCCGGCGTCCTCGGCAAGGTCGGCCCCGTCGAGGAGTACACCGCGGCCGACGTGAGCGCCGTGCTCGACGTGAATGTCGTCGGGATCGTGCGCGTCACGCACGCCTTCCTCCCGCTGCTGCGCAAGTCGCCGAACCCCGTCATCGTCAACGTGTCCAGCGGAATGGGCTCCTTCAGCATGACCCAGGACCCGGCGCGGATCGAGTCGCGATATGCCCTGCCCCTCTACTGCGCCTCGAAAGCCGCGGTCACGATGCTCACGACGCAGTACGCCAAGGAACTGAAGGACGTGAAGGTCAACGCCGCAGACCCCGGGCAGACCGCGACCGACTTCACCGGCGGCCTCGGACACAGCGTCGCCGACGGCGCAGAGTCCATCGTGACCCTCGCGATGATCGGTCCGGACGGGCCGACGGGACAGTTCATCGACCGATCCGGGAACCTCCCGTGGTGA
- a CDS encoding helix-turn-helix transcriptional regulator, translated as MDQLGAALRAWRDRLDPATVGFAHGSPRRVPGLRRAELATLAGISVEYVVRLEQGRVATPSAQVCSALARALHLSDDEHAHLLRMAGHAAGPTRVPRMIPGSLYRIVDQLAGNPLAIYDATWQLLHWNPLFAATFGDPTVRGVGDRNVLVWQFLGELPRVRQTAAERAAFEESLVADLRATTSRYPDDPDLEALVSRLNLSPRFCELWSRRAVGGHQSAHKLVQHPDVGDIAMNSDILNTQDTNLRLVVYTPQPGTDARSKLEFLAAIGVQRISPQG; from the coding sequence ATGGATCAACTCGGTGCCGCGCTGCGGGCGTGGCGGGACCGGCTGGATCCCGCGACGGTGGGCTTCGCACACGGCTCACCCCGTCGGGTCCCCGGTCTGCGACGCGCGGAGCTGGCGACGCTGGCCGGCATCTCGGTCGAGTACGTGGTCCGGCTGGAGCAGGGACGGGTGGCGACGCCCTCGGCGCAGGTCTGCTCGGCCCTGGCTCGCGCCCTGCACCTGTCCGACGACGAGCATGCTCACCTTTTGCGTATGGCCGGTCATGCAGCGGGTCCGACCCGGGTTCCGCGAATGATCCCAGGGAGCCTGTACCGGATCGTGGATCAGCTCGCCGGCAACCCATTGGCGATCTACGACGCCACCTGGCAGTTGCTGCACTGGAATCCGCTGTTCGCGGCCACGTTCGGCGATCCCACGGTCCGCGGTGTGGGGGACCGCAACGTCCTGGTCTGGCAGTTCCTGGGTGAGCTGCCCCGGGTCCGGCAGACGGCGGCCGAGCGGGCGGCGTTCGAGGAGTCCCTCGTCGCCGACCTGCGTGCGACGACGAGCCGGTATCCCGACGATCCTGACCTCGAGGCGTTGGTATCGAGGCTGAACCTCAGCCCAAGGTTCTGCGAGTTGTGGAGCCGCCGAGCGGTGGGCGGTCACCAGAGTGCGCACAAACTCGTCCAGCACCCGGATGTCGGAGACATCGCCATGAACTCCGACATCCTCAATACCCAGGACACGAACCTCCGCCTCGTGGTGTACACGCCGCAGCCAGGCACCGACGCCCGCAGCAAACTCGAATTCCTTGCGGCCATTGGGGTCCAGAGGATCTCTCCTCAGGGATGA